From a single Lolium rigidum isolate FL_2022 chromosome 7, APGP_CSIRO_Lrig_0.1, whole genome shotgun sequence genomic region:
- the LOC124669333 gene encoding polyamine oxidase 1-like, translating into MKHSTATVLALLAVVAQYPSHAAPADPKVIIIGAGMSGISAGNRLSEAGITDFVILEATDRMGGRIHKTEFAGVNVEMGANWVEGVNGDEMNPIWNMANGTGGLNLRTFRSDFNHLSSNTYKQDGGLYDKKCVEKVIKRMDEVEESGSKLSGTLHHSGQQDMSVMSMQRLTSQMPDGPSTPVDMVVDYYQHDFQFAEPPRVTSLQNTQPLPTFNDFGDDVYFVADQRGYESVVHHVAEQYLKTDPESGAIVDPRLKLNTVVREIAYSPIGVVVRTEDDKVYRADYVIVSASLGVLQTDLIRFEPQLPSWKSMSIYKFNMAVYTKIFLKFPKRFWPEGPGTEFFLYASGRRGYYPVWQQLEKQYPGSNVLLVTITDDESRRIEQQSDEQTMEEAMEVLRKMFPEKDVPEATEILVPRWWSNRFFKGTFSNWPIGVSRYEFDLIRAPVGTVYFTGEHTSEKYNGYVHGAYLAGIDSANILINCAKKNMCTYNVKGKHD; encoded by the exons ATGAAGCACTCCACGGCCACAGTTCTGGCCCTCCTAGCTGTTGTAGCACAATATCCCTCCCATGCCGCCCCCGCAGATCCCAAGGTCATCATCATCGGCGCCGGCATGTCCG GTATCTCGGCTGGGAATAGGCTATCGGAGGCCGGGATCACTGATTTTGTTATCCTTGAGGCGACCGACCGCATGGGTGGGCGCATCCACAAGACCGAGTTCGCCGGGGTGAACGTCGAGATGGGGGCCAACTGGGTGGAGGGTGTGAACGGCGACGAGATGAACCCCATCTGGAACATGGCCAACGGCACCGGAGGGCTTAACCTCAGGACATTCCGCTCTGACTTCAACCACCTCTCTAGCAACACCTACAAGCAAGA TGGTGGCCTTTACGACAAGAAATGTGTTGAGAAGGTAATCAAGAGAATGGATGAGGTGGAAGAGAGCGGTAGCAAGCTCTCCGGCACGTTGCACCACAGCGGCCAACAAGACATGTCCGTCATGTCCATGCAACGCCTCACCAGCCA GATGCCTGACGGTCCATCCACGCCGGTGGACATGGTGGTCGACTACTACCAGCACGACTTCCAGTTCGCGGAGCCGCCGCGCGTGACGAGCCTGCAGAACACGCAGCCACTGCCGACGTTCAACg ACTTCGGCGACGACGTCTACTTCGTGGCCGATCAGCGGGGCTACGAGTCCGTCGTGCACCACGTCGCCGAGCAGTACCTCAAGACTGATCCTGAGTCCGGTGCCATCGTCGACCCCAGGCTCAAATTGAACACGGTGGTGCGTGAGATCGCCTACTCCCCCATCGGCGTCGTGGTTAGGACGGAAGACGACAAGGTGTACCGGGCAGACTATGTCATCGTCTCCGCTAGCCTCGGTGTCCTGCAGACGGACCTCATACGGTTCGAGCCGCAGCTGCCTTCATGGAAGAGCATGTCAATCTACAAGTTTAACATGGCGGTGTACACCAAGATCTTCCTCAAGTTCCCCAAGAGGTTCTGGCCGGAGGGTCCCGGCACAGAGTTCTTCCTCTACGCCAGCGGCAGGAGAGGGTACTACCCGGTGTGGCAGCAGCTGGAGAAGCAGTACCCAGGGTCCAACGTGTTGCTGGTGACCATCACCGATGACGAGTCGAGGAGGATCGAGCAACAGTCTGATGAGCAGACGATGGAAGAGGCAATGGAGGTGCTCAGGAAGATGTTCCCAGAGAAGGACGTGCCGGAAGCCACGGAGATACTTGTGCCCAGGTGGTGGTCCAACAGGTTCTTCAAGGGCACCTTTTCTAACTGGCCCATTGGAGTCAGCCGCTACGAATTTGACCTCATCCGG GCTCCTGTTGGGACGGTTTACTTCACTGGTGAGCACACAAGTGAAAAGTACAATGGCTATGTCCATGGAGCATATCTTGCAG GTATTGACTCTGCCAACATCTTGATTAATTGTGCCAAGAAAAACATGTGCACCTACAATGTCAAGGGAAAGCATGACTAA